In the genome of Brachypodium distachyon strain Bd21 chromosome 3, Brachypodium_distachyon_v3.0, whole genome shotgun sequence, the window GCATTTGGTCCAGAGGAGCAGCCCAAGTCTGCGACGACCATGCTTCTACTCGGCAACAAGGTGCTGGTGCTGCATAAGTCAGCGATAGCCTCTTCTATCAGGGACCTCATCCTGTTTTGTGCAGCGTTCTGCAGGCAAGTTATAATTCATCAGAAAGATCTCATTGATCTTATACAGTTTAGCGAAATTGTTTTCCTTTTAGCATTCAAGATTTTTGTTCTTCGCCTTATTTATAATTTTATTATCACAGTAACATAATTTATCGAGGAACAGGaccaaagaaaaacaacaatacTCCTTGTCCTCGATTCATGTGGTAATTAACATAAAAGAGATACCTGCAAACTGGAGTTCTGAGCATAGCTTGTTTCTCCTTGTCCTCGATTCATGTGCACCATCTGTTCTGATGACATGGTCGTCTTCCAACTTAAGATCTTCCAACTTCAAGATCTAAAGAATGATGTCCAGCTGCTAAGTGAGGAATGCTAAGGCCTCTCCCAATGCAGGTCTCTTTAGGTGTTGTCTGTTAGTGCACAATAAATGGTAAGACACAACCTCCCCAACGTATAGTCTCTTATGTGTTGTATCTAATGGActtttaattaattagatgtGGGATTGATACTTGCAACTCAACGATGTGGACTATTTGTGGCATGAACCAACCAGATTCATGTGTTTAACCCACTCAAAGATTTATACATGTGCTTATCACAAGAGATCGTCACCATATTTGCTTTCTAGAAATATTTAAACTGTCATATCATTCTTTGTAAGATATATAGATGTGTTGATCACAAGAGATCGTAGCCGCATATTTGCTTTCTAAAAATAAGAAAACTGTCATATCATTCTTTGTACGATGCAATGCAGCAATCTGAgaaataaaacatgatttgaTTCCAAGACAACATGCGTCGGGCAGAACACAGATATAGACACACAAAATGCAAACTGAAGGTCTGAAGCCCACTGAGAGTTTTCTAAAAATTACTGCAGTGTCTACACCTGCTAGGCTGCTAGTACCACTTCCGGACCCGATACATGTTTAACGAATAACCACAAGAAGGCACAGAACAAAAATTCGTGAATAACCAGCAatgttctgaacttctgatGCAAAAAGCAGGTAAAcagctagtagtagtagtaaacATACATTGACATGGAACAAGAACAGAACTTGAGATTTACAGTACAGGGTAGAGTTCGGAGCCACCAGCGGTGAAGTGCGGCCCTGTTGCCCTTGGGGCCTTTTCCCTGCTGCGGGCAAGGGGGCATTAGGCGGCGACAGTGGAGCTTGGTTATGGGCCAGAGGTCGTTGTGGTGGAGAGAACGAGGGGCGGCTGGGACGAGAGGAGCCTGCGGCGGAAAGCAGAGCAGAAGGGGGAGGCCGGCGACAGGGGGAAGGGGCAAGAGGCGCCGGCGACAGGGCGGGGCAGGAGGCGCCGGCGTGAGGGGAAGGGCGGAAGGCGGCTACGGGAGaccttttattttccttcagagttcagagaCGGCAGTACGGGAAGTCAAGCAAACCGCACGGGATCGAtggattaattttttttcagacACGAGCGCAACTTTGTACGTCCTGAATACAACAATAGTGTATCATTCATTCGTAAAAATATACACTTTCATTAGATAATTTTTgtatcaaatttgttcaaaaatatatgtatcaatgcgtctagatagttcctcaaagaaaaatatgcGTCAAGTTTCCACATGAAACGTACTTCCtccataaaaataaaaaaacagagggagtataatcgTACTCCCAAGTCCCCGACACTGCCCAATGAAAAGGCAAAATCTTTGGACGGGAACGGGACTACTTTAAGCAGATTTTGGATGAGATTCGGCCACCCGCACAGTCACATAGTGGGTGCTCCACTCCAGTGAACCATGGAAAGATCAAGCTACCAAATCAGGACATTTATGTTGCACGGATCGAATAAAGTGCAAAGGAAAAACCGTTAGGCGTCGCCACCTGATCTGTTGAATGCAATGCACTAGCTAGCAATTATGCGTATTCTTGTTCTAAAATGCCATTGGTCAACTGATGTCAAAAGACAGACATCTTTCTTTAAAGAGTACTACTGTACattcgaattttttttagttatATGGAAGCATCGTCCTCCCACACGAAACCACGTTCATGCATACAAGCTCATGCTCCACTGAAGCGTCCATATCAGATCTATATAGCGGAGACCGTTTGAATATGGATTTTTGGCTCTCGGGATCCAGTGCCCTTTATAGTTCAAACATcatgaaaatcatgttttgaagtttcaaaaaaatctgaatttttttagtaTTATTATAGATGTATATTACATATCTGTACATTTTTGTGTAAAAATTCATTGATTTGTGGTCTGGGTAAAAATACAAAATCCGAAGATGTATAATAGCGCTATTGACGTATCAATTCCCTCCCCATATTTGGTATTAACAGTCAAATGATTACGAAACCGTAAGCATTTGACTGTTTGAGGTGCAGAAGCAACTAAATGATGCTTAATCCAAGGAAATCCATGTCTGTAAAACTGTAAATTGTACTCTTCCGATAAATAAAAAGCGTTgaccattttgtactaaactagtacaaattttgtactaagtaaAGGACATTTCTTATGAATCCGAGGAAATACTAAGGCTTGCCAAACGAGTCATTACTTTGTTCGTatataaattatttttcactTTGTGATACAGCAAGAGACGTAACGCACGCACCCATCATTATTGGGTAGGGCCGGTCGGCAACAGAGCAATGCATACTTAGTAAATATGCACAATTTAAACTCCTTTAACTTGTGATTCATTACGGTTTCGGCACAGGACTTGTGGGCTGAGCTGGGCTGCCAACACCGGCCTACACGTAAAAGAAACTATAGCCCAGCATATCGTTTCCACTTTTGAAGCCAAAATCTTGGcgtaaaaagaaaagctagctACGTGTACTGCGTACaatcccctcaaaaaaagagagctacGTGTACAATGATAAAACAAAGACCAACAGGAAGCTACGGAGCATTTCGTTTCCTAGTcatagcagaaaaaaaaacgccaCTCGAACTAGCAACCAAAACAGCAAAAGGTTGACACCTGACACCCAAGCCCTGACGTAGATCGCCGCTCCCAGACAAAACCCAGCATCCAGTCTTGCTGAGCCCGTCCCACAGTTCACCATTCTAGCTAGGCTGAGATGAAACAAGGGTTTCCAGTAAAACAAAATCGTCCGTCTCTCAAGCAGTAGCATATTCCCCGTATTGGCGTCTCCCTCCCTCGACGCGCCTAAATTCGACGTCTGCCGGACCGCACAATACACGCAGTAATCCGACTCCTTCCGGACTCCACGATACTGTGGAACGCGCACCCCTGCCCCTTCGGATATGTTATTTCCAGCTAGAAACTAAAATTTTCACATCGGGACCAACGTACGCGTTTTGGTACAGTACAATAGCCCGTTTGTGAATAAAATAGAGGTGCATCTGAAACGGAGCCGTGCCCGGCTCTTGGCGATTTCGGGATACGTGGGCGGCCCGCCGGAGAGCCGCGTTGGAGTCGCGTCGCTGTCCTTCGTTGGGTGCGCTGGCTCGAAGGCGACGGGGCTttattggagggagtatcagcGGCTACGATAGAGAACGGGTGACAACGGACATTCGTTGCTTTTTTTCCAAGAACTTTGATgtaatttaatttttattaCGTTTAAAGTGCTTCTGATAAACCTTTACATCGATCCATGTTGtttcggaagaaaaaaaaagttagtgTGACGTGGTTTAAACCCCTGTGCCGTGCCCGGAAACTTCGACCACCCACCTTCTGTGTGTGGGGGGCTACAATTAAGtctgattttgattttgacaGGACAAGCCAATGGCTCTTGTTATTTTCCGTCTCCTAATAATCATttggtttcttctttgttgtggtggaaccagtcAATTCAGATTCAAATCTCTTTTTATCTGATAAAGACACAACGGGTGCTTGAattttttggatttatttCGTGCTTTAACCAGCGTTATTTTTTCAGCGAGAGTGATGTACGAGGTGTCTGTGATGACTTTGTCAATCTCAAGATCATGGCTGCTCAGTTTCTCAAAGGTGCTCATAGGGTAAGATGTGCGTGCGTGTTTGCGAGCATGTGCTGTGGTGACCTATGTGCACAGATTTGACTTGGCCACTTATTTATTTAGTCGAAGTAATTCAAgagtagtttttcttttcttttgcctttTCACACAGGTACATTTTGCTATCCTTTTGCTTTATTTTGAGTTGTGGCCATATGCTTGTGGTGACCCATTTGGTTTCTTCTGCGAAAGTAACATGTATATTTCGTTTTGCGAGATAAAAGAACATCAGAGATAAGGGCGGGATTGGATGAATACGAGTATACGACGGTTCCCTTTCGGTTCGGAGTAAATTTTCCAGTGAAAGCATAGTCTAAGCTAAAATTGCAAGTAAAACAAATAAGTTGAGAACACGGGTGGCGCCTCATGTGTGGTGGATCAGCGGCTTCCGTGATTAGCGAGTGCACTTTCCTGGCCCGCGACATGGCAAGAAAGCATCATACTCTTCTGGAGACCATCCAATCGTTACTCTTTTACAACTTACTGATTAACGAAAAAGACAAATCTAACAatgcaattttgttttaatacGGCCCGTCTAGATGGTTTTAAATATACGTATTGGTTGGTGACTTGGAGATTCTAGAACGTCAAGTAAACAAAGAACAGCAGCAACTAATATAGGAGTATTTTAGGTCATGGACACTTGGTGTTCTCTATAAATACTATGTAATAATTTACATAGTAGTACTAAAAGAATCATGCAGTAATTCAATACGTGCCAAACTGGGACACTAATGAACAAAAATTCTTGCAAAAAAACTCCAAGAGAAATAAATCAAACAATCACCTTATATATGAATTTTCCTTTACTAGAATGCATTCcctctatttatttattttaatcttACATCCATTAATTCCTAATTTCACAATATTAAAATAGTTTGACCAGACACCTCTTCATTTCCTCAAGTTAAGGTTACACACTATATATATGATCATTCACTTAAATTAATCTTGTTTTCATCTATTTGATTTGCatgctagaaaaaaaatgcatgaataCAAACGATTCCACACATGCCTTTGACTCCTGTAGAATTGAAAACCATATATTAAACTGACACGTGTTAGGTTACACCAGACTAATaatttatatgatacgaaaccattattattagcaagaacttttaaaaacgaatttattgatataaatttcatatatgaaatgaaaaaacacatagtaatagagttatcattggtcaaaactttgtcttaacgaaaccaattacgccaacctttgtgaaaatgaGGAAGTATTTCTTTACTGCACATACAATTGGCCACAGAACTGCAAAAGTAGAGGGGAAATCCGTGATTGACAATCTGCAAAATTGTATAAGTACTAGATTTTCTTTCActaaaaaaatgtcttaaagATTTCTAGATTTTCTAGACAAAAAGGAATTAATGATTCATAGCTAATTAAGCAGCCATGCAACTTTGCTTGTGCATAGGCAAACACATATGCGTGCATGTCAATGTCACGTACCTTGTCTGCTCAACAGGGAAAAGGAAGTCCTTGATGGTTGGTTCACGGTGAGCTCAGGTCACAAGAAAGCTTTATGAACCATAAATCTCAAGCATATTGGGCATGCATGATGAGGGCGATAAATCATTTTGTTAGGTGTGCCGGCCATGAGAAGAAGCAGACAATGACACATGACACTGCTACAAGTTTTAAAGGCGTAGCACTGTATCAACGAAGCAATCATATTCCTACTATTTCTATAACCAAGTTCCAGAGGACAAAAGAATAAGAATAAGCATGTTTTAATTTACCTGTGGTATCTTGGACCGGAAGAAATTCCAAAAAATCCAAACGGTTTGCActaagttgtactaaatcttaaacacttattatgaatagAAGGGAGTAAATTACAGGGAAGGAGTGTTTACTAGACATTTCAACGAAATTCACCAAGATCTTAGACGGAACCTTAGGGGGCGCGTTGCCTTTTGGCCTTTGAGTGCTTATTGGCATATCATGATGATGCATGATAACTTTTAGCAGCATTGGGTTCCGATTGTAAATGTTAACATATAATTATAGGTATATAAAATTAGCAGCACTTAATTTCCCGTGCTTGATGATAGCATTTGCAAGTGGCATGCTATAAACTCCCCCCCTCTATTCTTTTCATGACGATCGTGACACAGAAATAGAGACGCGTCCACATTGGATCGATCACACCAATATatgttttctttctgaaaattGCCAGGTTCTTTCAGAAAGTTCACGAGTCTTTTCTGTActaagaaagaaaaggcaaaaataATGCATGTGAGAGTGATTAAGGGAGGAGCAACCAAAGGTAGCTGAAGAACTAATTGCGTTTCCAGAAATAAGCAGCCAAACAAAATTGCAGTGAAACTGCCGGAAAGCAAGTTTGCAAGTACAGCTGAAGATGGACGATCGATCGGCTGTGGAGTATCTGGCAAATGCTGAACAGACAAGCTACTCATGGGTCATGACACTTTCTTGTACTACTTGGACACATGACATTTACTCATGCATCCACACACACAACTAACTCTGTTGAAAAATTTGATAGTAGTACAAATGCATGAAGCGAACATTCACAAAAGGACAAGATCTCGTTTCTCATGCTCTGGCTTGAccattttttaagaatttcTCGGAGGTAATAAAAAAGGACAAGCTCTTGATTCTCATTGCATTATTTAATATTTCCATGGAATAATGTCCAATTATGAGGAAATGTATGGAGCACAAAATAAAGAGGTTTTGCATGCGTAACCTCCACTAATTTAATAGATTTATTTTAATGTAGAACAAACAAACCTCCCTTTCCTAACTCCTCCACTCATGATCTCTCCCAGCAAATTTTCCCTTTAAAATCCCTCCCACCACCATCTCTCCCTTCCCTCTTCCCCTCCCTTCTCTTCCACTAGTATTCTTCAGGGAGGGAAGCTAAGAACTCTCTCTGGAAATAAGAGGGAAGTTGAGAGGGGAGAGAGCAAGAGGAGAGATGGGACTGTGAAGAACAGAACAACACATAaacccatctctctctctgtctctctgaatcagaggatgatgaggactcTTGAGCCGGCAACCGGGCAGAAGGCCTCGCCTTCCTTCGCTAGCCTCCTGTccgtcttcctcggcgcctCCGGCGCCGAGCAGCCGAGGCCCAAACGGAGCTTCGATGTCGCCGGTGGTGTCGTCGGGCTCGGcatcgtcgccgccatggGCCGTGCCTGCCTCGCTGCCCAGCCGATCGCCATCGGCGCTGCGGCACGGCGCCGTgcgcgggaggaggccgagctcTCAGAGAGCTACACGTGCGTCATCACGCACGTGCCCGGCGGTCGCAGCGTGCGGAAGCGCGTGTACTTCGGCAACGGCTGGCTCGTGGAAGCCGGCGAGGCGCCGGCCAGGAGCAGGGCGGCTGACTTCTTGAGCCGCTGCTACCTGTGTACCAAGAGGCTCGATGGGCTTGATATCTACATGTATGGGTGAGTAATTAAATAGACTAACCATTTCATACATACATCAAGGAATTAATTAGTACGTGAAATAGTTTCAACGATGCGTGAGTACTTAACATGATCATTTAATTGGTATGCAATTCAGCCCTATTACTGTTTTTCTGAAAAGTTTGTGAGAATTTAGGTCCTTTTAGAatctcctttcctttttgtgAGGACAGTAGGCCTTCCtaaaaagaaatattttggttgtaaAGGTTCCAGAATTAAGTTCTTGCACTTACTTTTTTCAGAGAACGACTAGGGTACATGGAAAAAATTGAGAAAAGGAGTACATGggctcgaaaaaaaaacttgagaaAAAGACTTCTTAATAAGACTAGACATTCCAGGCCCTTTCCTAGTTTtggttgagacttgagaggaTGTCATGGTTTTGTAATCCTGGAAGACAATCTAGTTCAACCAAGGTGTCTTGCTATAGAAAGGAGTTACGTGCTGCAATAGATGTAGAAACAGTTAACTTATCAAACAGTTACTTAGTACTACACCACTCAGCTTAGCCTTAAAAGATACTCCGTATTTCTTTTCTACCTCCAATTTGGAACTAGGTATCTAGGGGAGATTGGTGGAAAACCTTTTCTATTCCAAACTAATTGCAAGATTTTCTAAGAAAAATTGATATGAGATGCAGCTCGGATAACACATCGCTTTAGATAGCAATCAGCATAGCTCGTGGAGATTTCACTATAATATTTTCAATATTTGTGACAAGCAACAGCATACTAACCACTTAATTACCTCTATTTTGCTCTTGACCTGCAATCATAGGGGGGAGAAAGCCTTCTGCAGCTCCGAGTGCCGATGCCACCAGATGCTAATGGATGACCGTGCAGATAACTGTGGATCAGAAGCCCTCAGGGCCAACAACTACTCGGCCTCGCAGTGCTCTGCACCAATGTCCTTCTCCCCTAGCATCGCAGCAGCCTAGCTGCTTGAATTGCCTAATGTCGTCAAGCTGCTCCTCAATTCTGTAGTAGCAGAGAGCATAGAGATCGAAAAGATCATTCAAGTGAACGGAAATAGAGTAATTACTAAAAATCTTCTGAATTATGGCTTGAATAAAACAGAGAAAGAAAGTTTTGGGGTCATTCCTCTGCGAGATGTTCAGCACTTTTTGAGTGTGATTAGCACTTAGCAGAGAAATGTCATAATATGTCCTATTCTGAAGTTTCAGCAAGAGAAGCAGTTAATTTCATGAATGTTAAATGGTTATATAATTGGCTTGGGAAAAGTATCCATGTTCTTATAAGAAACTTGTTTTGAGGAATGCGAACTTTATAAGTGGTAGTTCACATTCCAGTTCTAAACTCTGGTAAATCACAACGGAATCTGAACTGCTGCGGCAAAAACCAAGTTGTGAGAACTCAGGTATAATAAAGATGCACTCTTGGAAAAGAGTCCCCAGCCTATCTCAATCACAACTCTGATACATCCATATGGGCATATGGTTTATGCACGTTCGTGCAGATAGCAGGTGCCTAGCTAAGATCAACTTGCAATTTATGTCGTACACTCAGGTATAATAAAGATGCACTCTTGGAAAAGAGTCCCCAGCCTATCTCAATCACAACTCTGATACATCCATATGGGCATATGGTTTATGCACGTTCGTGCCGATAGCAGGTGCCTAGCTAAGATCAACTTGCAATTTATGTCGTACGCATACCTTATGCACCAGCAGATCAATTTCCCCGTGTCATGTATCAGTCGATGTCCTCGCAGAACAATTGATGTTTAAAACTCAATCTTGGTGACACACGCTTAGGTGTGTGTTCAAgataaaaaaatcttgatgACATTCTCTTGGCACTATTCATACATACACAGGATTATTCGAGGGCAGGAAAGCTTTTCATTTGCCAAACCTAAAAGCTAATTTGAAAGAAATGGTGGTTATCTGTCCTGTTTTGACATAGTTCTTGTTCCCTCGTTAGCAAGATGGCGATGCACAAATTATGGATTAAGTAGACCAAAGATATGCTGCTTGCATACTGACCTGGGAGAAAAACACACCCATAGACAGTCGTCTCTTGGATGGGATCATGGAGTATGAACTGCAAAATATTATCTTTGCCATCTAGTGAACTCAACTTTATCACTATACTTCCCAATGTTGCCATCTGGCCTTGGTTTTCCAGCATTTCCAAGCCCCTGACTCCATTTCCTGGATATGGACTTCAAAGTAAAAGTATCAACAGCAAATTCATGTCACTAACTACTACGACTCTGTACTCTGCAGCTCCGGCAGCCTTGAGACCACTAAACACTGATCATCGCTTTGCAGGTTTCCCTTTCAGCAACTCTTGCTGGAATTCCATTGGGCTTCTCCAAATACCAGCTCAGACTCGGACCATCTCTAAGAGAGGCCACAATCTCGTTTCACAAGCCCTTCATGGAAGTCTTCATTGCGAAATGCCTCAAACATCTGGAACCTGAGAAACGCCAAACATTTTGACCATATCAATCCTAACTTAGTTTCCTGAACTTTTCTATTCAAAAGGACATCTACTTCTCTCTTATAGAATGGAAGATGTGCTTACGGCACATCTCAGGACCTGGCTTGATTACATCATATACTGTTattccccttcctctcttGATGTATACTCCCCTCCTGTCTTGTATATAAGTTTTCTATCTAATAAATATTGGTGTCGAAGCCTCCCCTGTGGCCTCCCCTGCAGTATTCCATCAAAAAGACAAGTCCAGTATGTACAGAAGCAGTCTCTGGCACAATCTGCTTCAGCTGTACCATGAGCATCATCATTCACATCATGGAGAACAAATCTCTAAAGATGCTCTTACGATATGGCACACGCAAtaaacttttttctttcagaaagaAAACCTAGTAATGCTAAAGTCTAGGTTTATAACTAATACCAAAAGAGAGCTGCAAAAACGAATCACTCCACCCTTTCAGGGTGCAATGGAGCATCAAAGGGATGCTCGCCATCATGGTTGCTGCTTGCCGTGTTATTCAGCAGGCTGAAgaacaacatgcatgcatgtctgtcAGACATGGAAGATCAGCTGATGGATATGACTCTCAAACAATGGAAAAATTTGAAGTCCATCGCCTGTCGCAGTCTCACAGAGAGGTAAATGAGTGAATTTGCTATTAGGTAAATATTGACTAAATACAAGAAGACTTTGTTAAAGCAAAGCAACGAGCTTTTAACTTGACagaagcaagaaaaaatatgGCCTTCTTAGTGCTCCATGAGTCAATTAACAGAAGCACATCCTAGAAACTGGCCCTTACAAATTATTGAAAAAGGTGTTTTGCTGCTGCAAGGAACTTAAAAAACCCACTCATTACAGAATATAACACGATTTGATACGCAAATCTACTCACTCAATTTAACTTGCATATTTAACCTAGTTCACACAGGGAGTATATGCCAGTATGGAGCAACTGTGTGTGTATTCCAAAGAATTGGTTCCATATGCACTCAAATGAAGAACTGATTTGGTTGTACTGAATGCTTTGTCCTTTGTTCGCAGAATAAAATAAAGTTCAACAAATGTGGATTACACGTGTTGATTACAAAGTGAAAATGCATATTGTTACTTGTACCAGAAAAACAATATTGTTATTTGTTAATGCCATAATATCTAGCATAGTACATGGGAAGAATTAGTACATCTAGCATGAATATAGTAAGTAAATTGAAAGATTTTGTAGTGATGCAGGAGATGTTTATACCCCTTCAACTCAGGCTCGAGCACTTTTTGGCTAAGATTTGGATGCCTACTCTTCTTAGTACATACAGATGTCAGTTTTTCATGATTTAGCTTTGGGTGCAGTGTGTACAGTCATAATGATTTGTGCTCTTTCTAAAAGACACATTATGCAAGTATGTTATGATATTGTGACCACAGCCTCTCACTGATTCGGAGCTACAGAACTTAAAATCTAAATGTATCTTAAGCCAAGATATTTTTAGATCAACTCTACAGTCTACACATTGAGGGTTCAATTCTGTTAAAACAGGTAACTCAGAGTAGGGAGACTAATAGCACCTAGCTTTCCAGTTCCAACTGGATCTGGAGGTTGTGGCGCCAAAAgttcttttgtttctctctttGTTTTGGTTCTtctgttgatttttttcttgcttgttcCTTTTCCATTTGGCCTTGGTGGTATGGTTTGCATCATTTTCATGCTTTATTCTAACACAAAACGGTACACATTTAGGTGTGAGCTCGATAAAAACTGGATTTGAACCCAAGAAACTCATGAATGTCGAACTT includes:
- the LOC100830428 gene encoding uncharacterized protein LOC100830428, with protein sequence MMRTLEPATGQKASPSFASLLSVFLGASGAEQPRPKRSFDVAGGVVGLGIVAAMGRACLAAQPIAIGAAARRRAREEAELSESYTCVITHVPGGRSVRKRVYFGNGWLVEAGEAPARSRAADFLSRCYLCTKRLDGLDIYMYGGEKAFCSSECRCHQMLMDDRADNCGSEALRANNYSASQCSAPMSFSPSIAAA